A stretch of Hoplias malabaricus isolate fHopMal1 chromosome 10, fHopMal1.hap1, whole genome shotgun sequence DNA encodes these proteins:
- the rcc1 gene encoding regulator of chromosome condensation encodes MPAKKAVKRQKVNEAEDTSLKKVKVSHKSHGQEKGLVLVLGQGDVGQLGLGEDVLERKKPALVTLPEGIVQAVAGGMHTVCLSDTGNVYTFGCNDEGALGRDTSEEGTEMVPGKVELTEKVVQVSAGDSHTAALSEEGAVFMWGSFRDNNGVIGLLEPMKKCNLPVRVLLEKPVVKIASGNDHLVMLTLNGEIYTCGCGEQGQLGRVPERFANRGGRKGLMRLLEPQMVMVKPRGKVHFTDVFCGAYFTFAVSDDGHVYGFGLSNYHQLGTQSTNTCFVPVKLTAFKNSTTSWVGISGGQHHTVCLDTEGQVYSLGRAEYGRLGLGEGAEEKSEPTPVAGISGACMVACGASVSYAVTKQGSVFAWGMGTNLQLGTGEEEDLWSPLEMAGKQLENRVVLSVSSGGQHTVLLVKDKQES; translated from the exons atgcCTGCAAAAAAAGCTGTAAAGCGGCAAAAAGTGAATGAAGCTGAGGACACTTCCCTGAAAAAAGTGAAAG TTTCTCACAAGAGTCATGGGCAGGAGAAAGGACTGGTCCTAGTGCTTGGACAAGGTGATGTGGGTCAGCTGGGCCTTGGAGAAGATGTgctagaaagaaagaaaccagCCTTGGTGACCCTTCCAGAGGGCATTGTGCAGGCAGTGGCAGGGGGCATGCACACCGTTTGCCTCAGTGACACAGGAAAT GTCTACACTTTTGGCTGTAATGATGAAGGCGCCTTGGGTAGAGACACATCAGAGGAAGGCACAGAGATGGTTCCAGGAAAAGTGGAACTGACAGAGAAGGTGGTTCAGGTGTCTGCAGGAGACAGCCACACTGCGGCTCTCTCAGAAGAGGGTGCAGTATTCATGTGGGGCTCATTCAGG GACAATAATGGTGTCATTGGCCTTCTTGAACCTATGaaaaaatgtaatctacctGTCAGAGTGCTTCTAGAAAAACCTGTGGTTAAAATAGCTTCAG GCAATGATCACCTGGTGATGCTCACTCTGAATGGTGAAATCTACACGTGTGGTTGTGGAGAGCAGGGGCAGCTGGGCCGGGTGCCAGAGCGCTTCGCCAACCGAGGAGGCAGAAAGGGGTTGA TGAGGTTGCTTGAGCCACAGATGGTCATGGTTAAACCTAGAGGGAAAGTTCACTTCACAGATGTCTTCTGTGGGGCATACTTCACTTTTGCGGTCTCTGATGATGGCCATGTCTATGGCTTTGGCCTTTCCAACTATCACCAGCTGG GTACCCAAAGCACAAACACGTGTTTTGTGCCAGTAAAGCTCACTGCTTTCAAGAATTCCACTACCTCCTGGGTAGGAATTTCTGGAGGCCAACATCATACTGTCTGCCTGGACACTGAAG GACAGGTGTATAGTCTTGGTCGGGCTGAATATGGACGTCTGGGCCTTGGAGAAGGTGCTGAAGAAAAAAGTGAGCCCACCCCAGTTGCAGGGATCAGTGGGGCCTGTATGGTGGCTTGCGGTGCATCTGTGAGCTATGCAGTTACTAAACAAG GCTCTGTTTTTGCTTGGGGCATGGGCACTAACTTGCAGCTGGGCACAGGAGAAGAGGAAGATTTATGGAGTCCTTTGGAAATGGCAGGGAAACAATTGGAGAACCGGGTAGTTCTCTCCGTCTCCAGTGGAGGGCAGCACACTGTTTTATTGGTCAAAGATAAGCAGGAGAGTTGA
- the oprd1b gene encoding opioid receptor, delta 1b, protein MEFPAVTVSGADDFFSAIPYNINFLEEQGGLLTNSSKEQGAMSGSTALFIAISITALYSAICALGLLGNLLVMYGVIRYTKMKTATNIYIFNLALADALATSTLPFQSAKYLMSTWPFGELLCKVVIAIDYYNMFTSIFTLTMMSVDRYVAVCHPVRALEFRTPVKAKIINVCIWILSSAIGIPIMVMAVTRVTDKGKTVCMLKFPDPDWYYDTLTKICVFIFAFVVPVLVITICYGLMILRLKSVRLLSGSKEKDRNLRRITRMVLVVVAAFIICWTPIHIFIIIKTLVDIDQKNPLVIISWHFCIALGYMNSSLNPVLYAFLDENFKRCFREFCLPFRSCTEQNTFSRSRNTTQEPISVCGPSESVKMPR, encoded by the exons ATGGAGTTTCCTGCTGTCACTGTGAGCGGAGCTGATGATTTCTTTTCAGCCATTCCTTACAACATCAACTTTCTGGAGGAGCAAGGCGGACTGCTGACCAACAGCAGCAAGGAGCAGGGTGCAATGAGTGGCTCCACTGCGTTGTTCATTGCCATCTCCATCACTGCGCTCTACTCTGCCATCTGCGCGCTCGGGCTGCTCGGAAACCTGCTCGTTATGTACGGAGTCATCCG GTACACAAAGATGAAGACTGCCaccaacatttacatttttaatttagcCCTGGCCGATGCTTTGGCCACCAGCACACTGCCATTCCAGAGTGCCAAGTATCTGATGAGCACCTGGCCATTTGGGGAGCTGTTGTGTAAAGTGGTCATCGCTATTGACTACTACAACATGTTCACTAGCATCTTCACTCTGACGATGATGAGTGTGGACCGCTATGTTGCTGTGTGCCACCCAGTGAGGGCCCTCGAGTTTCGTACCCCTGTCAAAGCAAAAATCATCAATGTCTGCATCTGGATTTTGTCGTCTGCCATTGGGATTCCAATCATGGTCATGGCGGTAACCAGAGTGACTGACAAAG GTAAAACTGTCTGCATGCTGAAATTTCCAGACCCAGACTGGTATTATGACACTCTGACAAAGATTTGTGTGTTCATCTTTGCCTTCGTGGTGCCTGTTTTGGTCATTACAATCTGCTATGGACTGATGATCCTGCGACTGAAAAGTGTACGTCTACTCTCTGGGTCTAAAGAGAAAGATAGGAACCTACGTCGCATCACCCGCATGGTGCTGGTGGTAGTAGCAGCCTTCATTATCTGCTGGACCCCTATCCATATCTTCATCATTATAAAGACCTTGGTGGATATCGATCAGAAGAACCCACTTGTGATCATCAGCTGGCACTTTTGTATTGCACTGGGCTACATGAACAGCAGCCTAAACCCAGTGCTGTATGCTTTCCTGGACGAAAACTTCAAGAGGTGCTTCAGAGAATTTTGCCTGCCCTTTCGCTCTTGCACAGAACAGAATACATTTTCCAGAAGCCGGAACACCACACAGGAACCCATCTCTGTGTGTGGCCCCTCAGAATCTGTGAAGATGCCCAGGTGA